The Panicum virgatum strain AP13 chromosome 6K, P.virgatum_v5, whole genome shotgun sequence nucleotide sequence TGCACATGTTAACTCTCAGTATATCGTTAACTAAAGTTTTTTAAAGTAGTAGAGATGAATACATTGTTAAATAAATCATTCTTTTGAGATGAATGTAGGCACTTTTTATTAAATACAGGTTAAGAACACAGCTGCCTAGTTTCATTGGGTCTGATTTCTAGGATGAAGTTCTTGTTCATGGCAGCATTGAGTGATGCTAGTCTTATTTATAGTTAGATTAGTTTTGTTCAGCAACCCCTTTTTTCCCCCTTGCCTGCTTAAACATGTTTACTAGCTAGCATCTTAAACGAAGCATAAGATCTGTGTACTTGGAATAAAAGGTTAGTTTTATATCTCTTCTGTGAATTTGCTTATGCAATACAGCTATACGCCTATACGCTGGCATGCTGCCGCTTGTTAGGTGATGTATGTTTTACTACATGACATTCAGTTATGATGTTTTAAGGCATTTATCATGTTGTGTTTTTCAccttttcaaattattacaatttctAAGTTGTCTTCATcatatttattttattgtttGTATGACACTATTCATCATATTTATTTCATTACTTGCACGATATTATCTGTGGATGTCACTGATTTTGCACATCTTTTACTTTTTTGTGTGGAATAGGCGTCTTAATAACAACAGCCTTTCGGGTCCAATACCAAAATCATTAACTGCTATCACTGCCCTCCAAGTTCTGTAAGCATTTGTTTCTCACTCACACACTTCCTTTCTATGGTTTTAATTAATAAATAAATGTACAACGGAAATTAATTGTTTCTCTTGAATTACAGGGACCTGTCAAATAATAATTTGTCTGGAGAAGTTCCATCAACTGGTTCATTTTCTTTATTCACACCTATCAGGTAGAGCTAGAATTAGTTGACAATTTCATCTTTTTAAAGTCTTGATGCTTCTCCTATTCACACTTGGACTTTTTTTCAGTTTTGCGAACAACCCTAACTTATGTGGTCCTGGCACCACAAAACCTTGTCCTGGTGCTCCTCCCTtttctccacctcctccatacAACCCTCCAACTCCTGTGCAACCAGGTGATTTTTTGAGATTTAGTCCTGTAAAGTAATATCTTTGAGTTCATACTTTGCTCTTTCATGTCAATGACATACTATCAACACCATAAACAAGTATAGAGTGCTGTGGGCTGGTGAGCTGTATCTATACTGATGCATTTTTTAGTGAAGtcataaaaaaaaggaagaactgTACTTTTCCTTGAAAACTTAAGTAAAAAAAATGTGGTTGGAAGCAACGCCTTTACAATTGTAACTATGAGAATGGTCTGGTGCTGCGCAAATCGATACCTAGCCCCTTTCCTTCTTTGTACCGATCATGCATTGGCATGGCCGTAATCTAGGTTGTGGAATATTAGTTTTGCCGCTGACTACTTATTTTGTGCAGGAGGTAGTTCCTCCAGTACTGGAGCCATTGCTGGTGGAGTGGCTGCTGGTGCGGCCTTGCTATTTGCTATTCCTGCAATTGGTTTTGCATATTGGTGGCGCAGGAAACCACAAGAACATTTCTTTGATGTACCGGGTAAGCATTCGACGGCAGCAGGAGAATTACTTGGGGAACAACATTGAATCAATTTAATTGAGATTTTGAATGTGGCAGCTGAGGAAGATCCAGAGGTGCATCTTGGCCAGCTTAAAAGATTTTCACTACGAGAACTACAGGTTGCAACGGATAGCTTCAGCAATAAGAACATTCTTGGAAGAGGTGGATTTGGCAAAGTCTACAAAGGAAGGCTGGCAGATGGTTCATTAGTAGCTGTCAAGAGACTAAAGGAGGAGAGAACACCTGGTGGGGAACTACAATTTCAAACAGAAGTTGAGATGATTAGTATGGCTGTACATAGAAACCTTTTGCGTCTTCGTGGATTCTGTATGACACCAACGGAAAGGTTGCTTGTGTATCCATACATGGCCAATGGAAGTGTTGCGTCTCGTTTAAGAGGTACTTTCTGCTGTTTGCCCCAGTCGTCAGTCTTTTATTTGTGTATCTTAGCTACTTATACTTTGTTAACAGAAATACAAACTGTAAGGCATTTGTTCTTTGGTTTATTTCTGTAGAACGGCCGGAATCAGAACCTCCACTAGATTGGCAAACACGAAGGAGGATTGCATTGGGTTCTGCCAGGGGCCTGTCCTATTTACATGATCATTGTGATCCGAAGATTATCCATCGTGATGTCAAAGCTGCGAATATTTTGTTAGATGAAGACTTTGAAGCTGTAGTTGGAGATTTTGGTTTGGCCAAACTAATGGATTACAAGGATACCCATGTAACTACAGCAGTTCGTGGAACAATCGGCCATATCGCGCCCGAATATCTTTCAACAGGAAAATCCTCTGAGAAAACTGATGTATTTGGTTATGGAATTATGCTTTTGGAGCTTATTACAGGACAACGTGCCTTTGATCTTGCTCGCCTTGCCAATGATGACGATGTCATGCTGCTTGATTGGGTAAGTTACTAATGCCATGTCTCCAGTTTAAATTGCAATGTAGATATCGATGCCATTTTGCAGCTTGCTGCTGTGCTGGGTTTAGATGCTCACTTTTTCTGCACTATTATAATAGAAATTGTTAATCACCGCATCAATAATAGATGGAGCTTCATTAGAGTAAAAATTAGATATTGTTTTTGAATTGGTGCATGGTTTACAGCAAAACTAAACTTGTCATATGGTAGAGTAGCATGTATCTGGAATATTGTTCTACTCcccccgttccaaattatagggtGTTTGGCTTTTCTGATACGTAGTTTTttctatgcacctagatatacaTAATTTCTAGTAGAGGGAGTACTTGTTAACATACTGCTGTAGCTAGTACAGGAGTTGTTTTTGTTTATTGTTGTGATAAAACACCAGTTTTGACTGGCAAGCTAATAGAGAGTTAATGTGCTTTGTGCAGGTCAAGGGGTTGCTCAAGGAGAAGAGACTGGAGAGTCTGGTTGATGAAGATCTACAGCACAACTACATTGATGTTGAGGTGGAATCTCTGATCCAGGTCGCACTCCTCTGCACGCAGAGCTCCCCTATGGAGCGTCCCAAGATGTCGGAGGTGGTGAGGATGCTCGAAGGCGACGGCCTCGCCGAGAGATGGGAGGAGTGGCAGAAGGTAGAAGTAGTACAGCAGGAGGTCGAACTAGGCCCTCATCGAACATCGGAGTGGATCCTCGACTCGACCGACAACCTCCACGCAGTCGAGCTGTCAGGGCCACGGTGATGATAGCGCACACTCATGACCTGCCGCTAATTCTCGTATTTTGTAAGGGTAATAGTGATGTGTATCAATCATCCTAGCCGAATCCCCATTTGTTTCATACCAACCGCAACCAGTGGGTGAAGATATGGTCAGCCACGAGGTGCCCTTGACCTGTATTGCTGATGCGTCGCCATAGACATCTTACTATCTTATAAGCTGTGGGCAGCAGAACTCCAGGAGCTAGTGTCATGTGCAGTTGCTGAACGCACCAGAGCTCCTGTATTTGTAAACAAGGTAGGGTGAGCTGAGGTGCTTCGGCAGTCTTCTGGGTCCGTGATAAATTAATTGTACTGAGTATTGACAGTTGACGTCTAACTATTCTGTATCAAATCAGATGTAAGTTTGGAACTGCAATCATTTTGTATCTCCCCTCCTTTAAAAGGATCGGATGATATAACCGTGCCTATGTTTGTACTTGGACTTGTTCTGGCTGGCGAGGTTAACCTGAAATGTTAGCAATCATTGCTGTTGTAATGTCCGGAGTTAATTGAGAGATGGAAAAGCAGGTTCTATATTgatgatctcatcttcgtgatCAAATTGAAAGCACTTCCCTGGTACTGTCGCTCGGTAAACTGGTGGACTGCAGAGGCCCCGGATAGAACTGTACACCTTTTTGGTGCTCTGACAATAGGCTGTGAAGTGTGAACACATGGGCAAACAACACTTTCTCTTCTCTTAATTAAACACGTGCATTGATTTCTTCCTCTTATCTCAACGAAATTTCATATCGTGCACTGTAACACACAGGAATGTTGCAAGATCATTGCAACCCTCACTGGCAACCTTCAGAGCTCTGTATCCAAAGCATGAACGATCGAATTGGACCGTTCGTCATCTAGGCAGTCTTCAATTGTACAGATGAGATCTCCCGTCCCCAAAACCCCACCGCCGCCGATCGCCGCTGCCTCATGCTCCTCCCAGGGGCGTCTATTTGTAACATATGCTCCTCCTCCCGAAGCCAAGCGCCCCCGCCATCCCCGTCTCCGGCGCCGCCCTTAGCCCCtgccctctgccgccgccgccgcgccacctagcccccaccgccgcctgctcgctgtggcagtaccgccctaattaatccggctcaagtgcgctaaccatcatcttaaagataatcccggctaacacgcacttcaaacggagtaattcggcagtgctgtcgggtaaagtcccgaagaatccacctgagcgtcgatcgaacccaaagcttacatacaacccacacgaaggtgagtccagagagtacaatatTTCACAGATACATTATATTatagagtcttaacttaattattacaaaccgagttcgaaatctccgaaagATATTTGAAGTTCGAATcaaaagtagttcagagttcactgcagcggaaataaaacgggttctaaacgacgatacatgatgtcataaTGAAGctcgtacatgacatcactcggcattgtcatcgttggccggagtcgtatcccactctaccgaccaaccaggaggtaaaacacacggccaagtcaaactagctatctgatcttcaaacgaatcacctgaaacaaagttgagccacaagcaaggctgagtatactaatactcagcaagacttacccgactaggatataaacagctctctaactagacatgcaaggcttttggcttgaggggtttgtctttgccgaaaagcaataaagagtaagtctttattttccgattttagctttcaggttctagtttgattaaccattctacattagcatctatcctaaagcatacatggtgaaaaaacaattattttgcatcattcaaccatatttctcatcatcattgttccacttcttactctatgtggcaaaagggttaagcagtctcaatatccgtgagagaccgacgattcgaatcgaatttgttaacctggccaggcagacctaaacatacgcatggggaatgcaaccacccacgcgacttttcccctttttccccgggcatgaaacaggcccaccgccctagggtgccctgcacccgtgtgtgaccaaagaccagacagtggggagtatgctccacggccggttccatcaggtacttaagcttaccgattaccatattctcggcatgtggttagtacgttcaaacgcttaaccaccactaccacacaccgcggccttatccattttcactaaacagacggggtaccaccagtacaacaaccccgcccgtaaaccttatattgcagtgtgtagtaagcattcaactcctatgagctcgcgagtgataggaaatcactcgacttctaccgaatcattagcatagccatctagcgacctacacatactagtttcaagcataggtacctaggatcatgcaactaaggttccaaacaattcctgtaacttaaatacacaaataaataggaatataattagttgcataaatttaaaataggtaggacatgctccggggcttgccttcctgagcgtaactagccttgggctcttctgaactctggttcaggtcttcCGTGATTTCATTTaggttaacttgagcttcacgctgctcactctcggactccggcaccagctcgtacgtaccgtcggcgagagtagtcaagtctacacgaatgcatatgcgtgagttgtggtgatggtaacaaactt carries:
- the LOC120711530 gene encoding LRR receptor kinase BAK1, which encodes MAAAGARRAVWALLLLRLLLHPAARVLANTEGDALHSLRTNLNDPNNVLQSWDPTLVNPCTWFHVTCNNDNSVIRVDLGNAALSGTLVPQLGQLKNLQYLELYSNNISGTIPSELGNLTNLVSLDLYLNNFTGPIPVSLGNLLKLRFLRLNNNSLSGPIPKSLTAITALQVLDLSNNNLSGEVPSTGSFSLFTPISFANNPNLCGPGTTKPCPGAPPFSPPPPYNPPTPVQPGGSSSSTGAIAGGVAAGAALLFAIPAIGFAYWWRRKPQEHFFDVPAEEDPEVHLGQLKRFSLRELQVATDSFSNKNILGRGGFGKVYKGRLADGSLVAVKRLKEERTPGGELQFQTEVEMISMAVHRNLLRLRGFCMTPTERLLVYPYMANGSVASRLRERPESEPPLDWQTRRRIALGSARGLSYLHDHCDPKIIHRDVKAANILLDEDFEAVVGDFGLAKLMDYKDTHVTTAVRGTIGHIAPEYLSTGKSSEKTDVFGYGIMLLELITGQRAFDLARLANDDDVMLLDWVKGLLKEKRLESLVDEDLQHNYIDVEVESLIQVALLCTQSSPMERPKMSEVVRMLEGDGLAERWEEWQKVEVVQQEVELGPHRTSEWILDSTDNLHAVELSGPR